The following proteins are co-located in the Saccharomycodes ludwigii strain NBRC 1722 chromosome V, whole genome shotgun sequence genome:
- a CDS encoding uncharacterized protein (similar to Saccharomyces cerevisiae YDL091C | UBX3 | UBiquitin regulatory X), whose protein sequence is KANEQGKFVFIFLQSTLLDNSSQVTNNVLKELAPLLKKYQGVFWMGDISSNTEALQVADMFKVKHCPALIFLCLDNNGKFKLQFKVEGSTLSANVRWKERLESKIMECYSQLLSVRQQRNVVNEQNRRYDESLRRDQELERQQQEAVLKGKWLRWKNSELKAEPRSGCKIRLTFPDGERIIRKFDPSCPVEEIYAFVELHRLNITETSQERVDYHYDYPFILATPVPRAELRDINQRISENSSICPSGNLIVEMNS, encoded by the coding sequence AAGGCCAATGAACAGGGaaaatttgtatttatttttttacaatcCACTCTATTAGATAATTCGTCACAAGTTACcaataatgttttaaagGAATTGGCTCcacttttgaaaaagtaCCAAGGTGTTTTCTGGATGGGTGATATCTCCTCAAATACCGAAGCTTTGCAAGTAGCTGATATGTTTAAAGTGAAACATTGTCCTGCTTTGATTTTTCTATGTCTAGATAACAACGGCAAGTTTAAATTACAATTTAAAGTGGAAGGAAGCACGTTATCAGCCAATGTGCGTTGGAAGGAAAGACTGGAATCAAAGATAATGGAATGCTATTCACAACTTTTGAGTGTAAGGCAACAAAGAAATGTGGTTAACGAACAAAATAGACGATATGATGAATCATTGAGACGTGATCAGGAACTTGAAAGACAACAGCAGGAAGCAGTGTTAAAGGGCAAATGGTTACGCTGGAAAAATTCGGAATTGAAAGCTGAGCCCAGGAGTGGCTGCAAGATTCGTCTTACTTTTCCCGATGGTGAAAGGATTATTAGAAAGTTTGATCCAAGCTGTCCTGTCGAAGAGATTTATGCATTTGTAGAGTTGCACAGATTAAATATTACAGAAACAAGTCAAGAAAGGGTAGATTATCACTACGACtatccttttattttagccACACCCGTTCCCAGAGCAGAGTTGAGGGATATCAACCAGCGTATATCTGAAAACAGTTCGATATGTCCATCAGGGAATTTGATTGTAGAAATGAACTCATAA